One window from the genome of Desulfatirhabdium butyrativorans DSM 18734 encodes:
- the ptsP gene encoding phosphoenolpyruvate--protein phosphotransferase, translating into MTRHSTKEVLITNSLGLHARAAAKIAALAQKASHPVWLLHDGQKADVRDILDILSLEIPAGRTICFACEADEDLPVIEAMTELVEIGFGEIGESASDDSACRTLEGIAVSAGIAIGMAYVVYHNKIDLIAKYRIPESALSREVARFQGAIKTAREELIRIIEATADEVYAHTDILNTHVVMLNDRLFYGKILDTITGEKINAEWALQKVALELGRKFSTMTDPYLKERALDIVHLADRVMVHLSGKPEIDIAGINRQVILITHDLSPAQATQIKPDVIKGVATDTGGRTSHAGIILRSLGIPTVMGLHTAAGRIVTDDLVLIDGTNGTLTLRPDSGALMAAFHRKIDEDRQRLASRNRLEIRNETMDGFRLTVMANIEMAAELNAVIDAGAEGIGLYRTEFQYLGRSDFPSEEELFAEYKSVAERMSPKPVTIRTLDINGDKALEHGERMAELNPALGFRAIRYCLKNPNVYKTQIRAILRAAAFGNLRMLIPMISSYEEIIETKRLMQACIMELETEKREHRKDVPLGIMIEVPSAAILADIMAEQVDFFSIGTNDLIQFALAIDRGNRDVAYMYSPLHPAMLRLIKTVIETGHQKGIPTYMCGEMAGDPLCVPLLLGMGIDELSMSLPSIGSIKRLIASLRKADAEALLNRALSMKTTEEIIDLMHNSER; encoded by the coding sequence ATGACACGACATTCAACCAAAGAAGTGCTGATCACCAACAGCCTCGGACTTCACGCCAGGGCGGCAGCCAAAATCGCCGCACTGGCTCAAAAGGCCAGCCATCCGGTTTGGCTTCTCCATGACGGACAGAAGGCCGACGTACGGGACATTCTCGATATCTTGTCCCTGGAAATTCCTGCGGGAAGAACCATCTGCTTCGCCTGCGAGGCGGATGAGGATCTGCCCGTCATCGAGGCAATGACCGAGCTGGTGGAGATCGGGTTCGGCGAAATCGGTGAATCTGCCTCCGATGATTCCGCCTGCAGGACACTGGAGGGGATAGCGGTTTCCGCCGGCATAGCGATCGGAATGGCCTATGTGGTCTATCACAACAAGATCGATCTGATCGCCAAATACCGGATTCCCGAATCCGCCCTATCCAGGGAGGTGGCGCGCTTTCAAGGCGCGATCAAGACGGCCCGGGAAGAGCTCATCCGCATCATCGAGGCGACCGCCGACGAGGTCTATGCCCATACGGACATTCTCAACACGCATGTCGTCATGTTGAACGACAGGCTGTTTTACGGAAAAATCCTCGATACGATCACCGGCGAAAAAATCAATGCGGAATGGGCGCTGCAGAAGGTTGCCCTGGAGCTCGGCCGAAAATTCTCCACCATGACGGATCCCTATCTCAAGGAAAGGGCGCTCGATATCGTACATCTGGCGGATCGGGTCATGGTCCATCTCTCCGGGAAACCGGAAATCGACATTGCGGGAATCAACCGGCAGGTCATCCTCATCACCCACGACCTGTCGCCTGCCCAGGCCACCCAGATCAAGCCCGATGTCATCAAGGGTGTGGCCACCGATACCGGAGGCAGGACATCCCATGCCGGCATCATTCTGCGAAGTCTGGGCATTCCTACGGTGATGGGATTGCATACGGCAGCCGGGCGGATCGTCACGGACGATCTGGTCCTGATCGACGGCACCAACGGCACCCTGACCCTGAGACCGGACAGCGGTGCGCTCATGGCCGCCTTTCATCGCAAGATCGACGAAGATCGTCAGCGGCTTGCATCCCGCAATCGGCTGGAAATCCGCAATGAAACCATGGACGGGTTCCGGCTGACGGTCATGGCCAACATCGAAATGGCTGCTGAACTGAACGCGGTCATCGACGCAGGCGCAGAGGGCATCGGTCTGTACCGGACGGAATTCCAGTACCTGGGCCGATCCGATTTCCCTTCGGAAGAAGAGTTGTTTGCGGAATACAAAAGCGTTGCCGAACGGATGTCCCCCAAACCGGTTACCATCCGGACCCTCGATATCAACGGCGACAAGGCGCTCGAACATGGCGAGCGGATGGCCGAGCTCAATCCGGCGCTCGGGTTCCGGGCCATCCGCTACTGCCTGAAAAACCCGAATGTCTACAAAACCCAGATCCGGGCGATATTGCGGGCCGCCGCTTTCGGCAATCTGCGCATGCTCATCCCGATGATTTCCAGTTACGAAGAAATCATCGAGACCAAACGCCTGATGCAAGCTTGCATCATGGAGCTCGAAACCGAAAAACGCGAACACAGGAAGGATGTTCCGCTGGGCATCATGATCGAAGTTCCATCTGCCGCCATTCTGGCGGACATCATGGCGGAACAGGTCGATTTCTTCAGCATTGGCACAAACGATCTGATCCAGTTCGCCCTGGCCATCGACAGGGGCAACCGCGATGTGGCCTATATGTATAGCCCCCTGCATCCGGCCATGCTGCGGCTGATCAAAACCGTCATCGAAACGGGCCATCAGAAAGGAATTCCGACGTATATGTGCGGCGAAATGGCCGGGGATCCGCTCTGCGTTCCCCTGTTGCTCGGCATGGGCATCGACGAGCTCAGCATGAGTCTTCCGTCGATCGGCTCCATCAAGCGCCTGATCGCATCCCTGCGCAAGGCGGATGCCGAGGCCCTGCTGAACAGGGCGCTCTCGATGAAAACCACCGAAGAAATCATCGATCTGATGCACAACAGCGAACGATAG